One Acidobacteriota bacterium genomic window carries:
- a CDS encoding phosphoribosyl-AMP cyclohydrolase: MKKQLHPVLTAASGLAVAAIATSAAAEPISEQTVIDAQRAWGEGIVAIAKAHADGGDYTARAKEHINDLYAYGETNVMFKPTMAAEDQFRETFDEALSYFIGQDGTEDKGFAISGWTNVRWENNGIYTNDTSAMAMGNYYFTGPDGNETKVEYTFGYVLVDGDLKINLHHSSLPFSPE, translated from the coding sequence ATGAAGAAACAACTACATCCTGTTCTGACCGCAGCCTCCGGCCTCGCCGTTGCCGCCATTGCGACGTCAGCTGCAGCGGAACCGATCTCCGAACAGACTGTCATTGATGCACAGAGAGCCTGGGGCGAGGGTATTGTCGCGATTGCCAAAGCTCATGCCGATGGCGGCGACTACACCGCCCGTGCGAAGGAACACATCAATGACCTTTATGCATATGGCGAGACCAACGTCATGTTTAAGCCGACCATGGCAGCGGAAGATCAGTTCCGTGAAACATTTGACGAAGCTCTGAGCTATTTCATTGGGCAAGACGGAACGGAGGACAAAGGGTTCGCGATCTCGGGCTGGACCAATGTTCGGTGGGAGAACAACGGCATCTACACCAACGACACCTCCGCAATGGCCATGGGTAACTACTACTTCACAGGCCCGGACGGTAACGAGACAAAGGTCGAGTACACCTTTGGCTACGTCCTTGTTGACGGTGATTTGAAGATCAATCTTCATCATTCATCGCTGCCCTTCAGCCCCGAATAA